A window from Fibrobacter sp. UWB11 encodes these proteins:
- a CDS encoding DUF2612 domain-containing protein, with translation MQHITDLWQHIQHLVITQYRDSTNLLSLLRKVFSSFQDLEDSAFRLSNFANIDEAEGEWLDLIGKFRNIPRQPGETDEMYKARLKISFKKNSAGTPNNIIENARDLSGDPNPHFLDECPAIFFVYTPRGRQLRRRVLQMLAPAGVLALPAAGLKLAGSNRFLATVQHPQKKIVTVALEESVIENNYLTTETGQRIMTEDGKCIVL, from the coding sequence ATGCAGCACATCACGGACTTATGGCAGCATATCCAGCACCTTGTAATCACGCAGTACAGGGACTCTACAAACCTTCTCTCGCTCTTGAGGAAGGTCTTTTCCAGCTTTCAGGATTTGGAGGATAGTGCGTTCAGGCTTTCCAACTTCGCGAACATCGACGAGGCGGAAGGTGAATGGCTCGACCTTATCGGAAAGTTCCGCAACATTCCGCGACAACCCGGCGAGACGGACGAAATGTACAAGGCGCGTCTCAAGATTTCCTTCAAGAAGAACTCCGCAGGGACGCCGAACAACATCATCGAAAACGCCCGTGACCTTTCGGGCGACCCGAACCCGCATTTCCTTGACGAATGTCCCGCCATCTTTTTCGTCTATACGCCGCGTGGTAGGCAACTACGACGCCGAGTGCTACAAATGCTGGCGCCTGCTGGCGTTCTCGCACTCCCCGCTGCTGGATTGAAACTGGCTGGTTCAAACAGATTCCTCGCGACGGTGCAGCATCCGCAAAAGAAGATTGTGACAGTCGCGCTTGAGGAAAGCGTAATCGAGAACAACTACCTCACGACAGAAACTGGGCAACGGATAATGACCGAAGACGGCAAGTGCATCGTCTTATAG